The genome window ACTGCGATCAAGGTTTGAACTCTTGCTGTTTCAATGAAGTATGTTCACTTATTTTGCATCCATTGGTTTCAGAATCCAAATCTGGGTAAAAAGTGCTGTTAGTCCTTCTGAAATGTCTCTCAGACCTAAAAGCCTCGAGAAAACTTTTTTTGGGGTAGAAGGAAGCTGCTGAGATGATccttatttaatataaataatgtgTGAATTCAGACTGAATGCACTCTGTCTTTTCAGAGAGTATCGTCCAGAATATGAACGCCTGAGAAAAACACTGGTAAGTGGTTTTGGCTGTTGTATGCCTGGACAGAGTATCCTGAGGTCACTTTAATGCACACAAGTGCCTTTATGTTGAGTGGATCTGACATTTCATTTACTGGTCATACTCAGTGTGGGAAAAACCCCTGTCCTGAAGAAATCTGCtatctgcttttttcccctagatGTGGTGGAGCATATCTTTACAAGAATAAAGATGTTTTATAAAACACATATTGTTTGCTGCTTTAGTGCTAGTATTTAAGCTAATTGTGAGAAAATGGTTGAGAAATAGTTTTGTATCTTCCATTCAGAAGGATAGAGAGttcctgaaaataaattctcaagTGATTTTTTGAGGCTATCCTTGTATCTTCCTGTACCAGTGAAGTGTACTGGTTTGATTAAACAGTAACAGAGACTGATCTGCAGTGCCAGAATCAGTAGCTCTGCTCATTTTGAGTCCTGGCTGTCCAAAGGACAGttctctgcaggcacagctgcactgaGTTTGGCTTCCTgatgtttctgaaaatgttctAGAAGTCTGCCATACTGGAGGGTGCTGTCTGTGTTTGTCAAAAGTTCTGTGTAGCCTTAGTTGTAATGTGAGATCTGCTCAGCGACTTGCACTCTGGCTGGGGGGCAGATGCTGGGTTTGGGTGAGGTTACTTTGCTACtgatatttaaaatgttctcaGAATCCACATGTAACACTTGATCTACAGGAGGAAGctcaagagaaacaaaagagagagcagctggagcacttGTGGAAGGACATGGGCAGTGTGTgcatgcagagcagcacaatGGCAGGTACCTCACCAGGAAGATCAAGCTCACTGCAGAAGTCTTCTGAAGAGTTTGTGTTGAGAAGTGCATCTCTGTTCCCACAGCAGAAGTGTGAAAGCAGCTCCATGTTAGAGGAATGGGGCTTTAGTTCCTGTGGGATTGGCCACATTTAGGTATTCCTGTCAGTCGCAGGCGGGCAGGAAACCCTGCTGTGCAGCTAAAGGAGCAGACAGTAAAAATAATGAGGGGCTTtagaaaagatgaaagagaTTAGAATatgggagagctgtgctgttggcTGCACTGTTCCTTACAGGTATGTGCTGATGGAGTCTGTCCTGTGTCTTTGGGATCCATGATCCAGAGTAGGTGTTAGTTGTTGTGTTTATGTGCAGATAAAAGTTGTCAATGTTAACAATGCCTTACCTTTAGCCAGCTGGTTTGTGTACaaccatttcttttcccctcaagGACCTGATGATGCTTCTGCAATGAGTCCCTCTGAGCTAATCCTTACACGAGGAACTCTCAatgaagaggaagagagggagagcGATACTGACGACATTGACCATGAAGGTAAGGGAATGAGGTCTGAAACTGCCCATCCAGTCAGGAAATGCCCTCTGCATTTCACTACCTGGGTGGACTGTAAAGAGAGCCTAGAAAGCAAGCACACACTCAGTCACCTAAATACATGTGTCAGAATCCATAGCAGAAGGCCAGCTGCAATGTTTGGTCAGTGCTATCACTCTCCAGCCTCTGGGAGAGTTCAATTGTAAGTTTTCAATGTAAATAATTAATAGGTGTTAGCACACATAAAGCAGAGAGCTTGTTAGGCTTGAGGCATGCAGTGACCTCTGAACCTGATTGATGCCCAGCTGTTCTATCATCTCCTTCACCTTACTTACAGtttctgccctggctgtggctttTGCTGTGACTAAGGTCTCGGAGCAATCTCCTAAGTCCTTGGAGggtgatttttctcttctataGCTCACAGACttaatcttctttcttttcctgttccaTTGGTGTGCTGGATCACTTCTTTCCTTTGCCCTGTAATGTAGTTGAAGATCCAGCGGATGTTTTATGTTGTTCTGACTATCCTGACTCTAGCTTTGATCAGTAACAGAGGTAGAATAGTGCTGAACTGTCGTTTCTTCCCCCAGTGACTGAGGAGAGTCATGAAGAACC of Camarhynchus parvulus unplaced genomic scaffold, STF_HiC, whole genome shotgun sequence contains these proteins:
- the LOC115917012 gene encoding GPN-loop GTPase 1-like gives rise to the protein VVGVSAVLGTGLEEFFTQLSKAVDEYEREYRPEYERLRKTLEEAQEKQKREQLEHLWKDMGSVCMQSSTMAGPDDASAMSPSELILTRGTLNEEEERESDTDDIDHEVTEESHEEPAFRNFMQDMRMKCQRKSNLNE